Proteins from one Mycobacterium sp. EPa45 genomic window:
- a CDS encoding DUF2277 domain-containing protein, protein MCRNITELRGLEPAATDEEITAAARQYVRKVSGITRPSEANAEAFEIAVAEVAATTSRLLAELPARRQPPKTIPPLRRPEVRARLSAAAGQAISDRAK, encoded by the coding sequence ATGTGCCGAAACATCACCGAGTTGCGCGGCCTGGAGCCGGCGGCCACCGACGAAGAGATCACCGCGGCCGCTCGACAGTACGTACGAAAAGTCAGTGGGATCACCCGGCCGTCCGAGGCGAACGCCGAGGCCTTCGAGATCGCGGTCGCGGAAGTCGCCGCGACCACGTCCCGGCTGCTGGCTGAACTGCCCGCCCGGCGCCAGCCACCGAAAACCATTCCGCCGCTGCGCCGTCCCGAGGTACGGGCGCGGCTTTCCGCAGCGGCTGGGCAGGCGATATCAGACAGAGCGAAATGA
- a CDS encoding DUF1802 family protein gives MTTALKEWSAAVHALLDGRQTVLLRKGGIHEKRFAVAADDFLLFPTVAHSHAERLRPEHRDLLDEAAPDSTEDHIVIRAAAKVVAAIAVSDAEGLADIEDLHIWTAESVQADRVDFRPRHQLTVLVVQAFPLTEPIQLAREPHYRGCTSWVQLPATADLAGPVHDSAALAAIAARVRAAVA, from the coding sequence ATGACCACGGCCCTCAAGGAGTGGAGCGCGGCGGTGCACGCCCTGCTCGACGGCCGGCAGACCGTGCTCCTTCGCAAGGGCGGCATCCACGAGAAGCGGTTCGCGGTGGCGGCCGACGACTTCCTGTTGTTCCCGACCGTCGCGCACAGCCATGCCGAACGGCTCCGTCCAGAGCATCGTGACCTGCTCGACGAAGCGGCGCCGGACAGCACCGAAGACCACATCGTCATCAGGGCTGCCGCCAAAGTTGTTGCCGCCATAGCTGTTTCTGATGCCGAAGGCCTGGCCGACATTGAGGATCTGCACATCTGGACTGCCGAATCGGTGCAGGCCGACCGGGTGGATTTCCGGCCCCGCCACCAGCTGACCGTCCTGGTGGTGCAAGCCTTCCCGCTCACCGAGCCGATCCAGCTGGCGCGGGAGCCGCACTACCGCGGCTGCACCAGCTGGGTGCAGCTTCCCGCGACCGCCGACCTGGCTGGGCCGGTACACGACTCCGCGGCGCTAGCGGCGATCGCCGCCCGCGTTCGCGCCGCCGTCGCCTGA
- a CDS encoding CocE/NonD family hydrolase, which produces MRNSRLRKFVDRNVSRALRITPPTRDYAVHLDVEIPMRDGAVLRATHYAPEGTPLGTIVVRCPYGRGLPFSLIHARLYAARGYHVLFQSVRGTFGSGGVFVPMIHEADDAADTVVWLRRQSWFTGTFATIGPSYLGFTQWALLSDPPPELVAAVITVGPHDFHASSWGTGSFSLKDFLGWADSIAHQEEALVRQVVLQPRAQRKLDQATLGLPLGTAGRELLGTSSPWYESWLDHPDGDDSFWDSLRMTTALERCEIPVLLIGGWQDLFLEQTLEQYRQLRDRGIDVAMTVGPWTHADMTLKAAGATAAETLHWLGAHLAGISTQTRRSPVRVYVGHHGWLDLPDWPPATGKGLLYLQPGGRLAAAPPPADAAPSTFRYDPADPTPTVGGRLLSRRSGYRNDAPLAERADVLSFTSGPLDADLYVLGEPVIELAHHADIDHVDVFVRISEVDDRGRSRNVSDGYRRLSAPAQGPIRIELDAIAHRFAVGTQIRVLIAGGSHPRYARNLGTGEPVLTGRRMIPSLHTVHHGSGGMSKLILPATAQLPSGDGGANAGGDRR; this is translated from the coding sequence GTGCGCAACAGTCGGCTTCGAAAGTTCGTCGACCGAAACGTCTCCCGCGCCCTCCGAATAACGCCGCCCACCAGGGACTACGCCGTACATCTCGACGTCGAGATCCCGATGCGCGACGGTGCGGTGCTGCGCGCCACGCACTATGCGCCCGAGGGCACGCCGCTGGGCACCATCGTGGTCCGCTGCCCGTACGGTCGCGGCCTGCCCTTCTCGCTGATTCATGCGCGGCTGTACGCCGCCCGGGGCTATCACGTGCTCTTCCAGAGCGTGCGCGGCACGTTCGGTTCCGGTGGCGTCTTCGTGCCGATGATCCACGAGGCCGACGACGCCGCCGACACTGTGGTGTGGCTTCGGCGTCAATCGTGGTTCACCGGCACCTTCGCCACCATCGGACCGTCCTACCTGGGGTTCACCCAGTGGGCGCTGCTGTCGGACCCGCCGCCGGAACTGGTCGCCGCGGTGATCACCGTTGGTCCACACGACTTCCACGCGTCCTCGTGGGGCACCGGCTCGTTCTCACTGAAGGACTTTCTGGGCTGGGCGGATTCAATTGCCCACCAGGAGGAGGCGCTGGTCCGGCAGGTGGTGCTCCAACCTCGTGCCCAACGGAAGCTCGATCAAGCGACCCTCGGCCTTCCGCTCGGCACCGCGGGCCGCGAACTGCTCGGCACCTCGTCACCGTGGTACGAATCGTGGCTCGACCACCCCGATGGCGACGACTCCTTCTGGGACAGCTTGCGGATGACGACAGCTCTGGAGCGCTGCGAGATACCAGTTCTGCTGATCGGTGGGTGGCAGGACCTGTTCCTGGAACAGACCCTCGAGCAGTACCGGCAGCTGCGCGATCGCGGGATAGACGTCGCGATGACGGTCGGACCGTGGACGCACGCGGACATGACTCTGAAAGCGGCCGGCGCCACCGCGGCCGAGACGCTGCACTGGCTCGGTGCGCATCTCGCCGGAATTTCCACCCAGACCCGACGTAGTCCGGTACGGGTATACGTCGGCCATCACGGCTGGCTCGATCTGCCGGACTGGCCGCCGGCCACGGGCAAGGGTCTGCTGTACCTCCAGCCGGGCGGTCGGCTGGCTGCCGCCCCGCCGCCGGCCGATGCGGCACCGTCGACGTTCCGCTACGACCCCGCCGATCCGACGCCCACCGTCGGCGGCCGCCTGCTGTCGCGCAGGAGCGGGTACCGCAACGACGCACCGCTGGCCGAACGCGCCGACGTACTGAGTTTCACCAGCGGACCGCTCGACGCCGACCTGTACGTGCTCGGCGAGCCGGTGATAGAACTCGCCCACCACGCTGACATCGACCACGTCGACGTGTTCGTGCGCATCAGCGAGGTCGATGACCGCGGCCGGTCGCGCAACGTCAGCGACGGCTACCGGCGGCTGAGTGCGCCGGCACAGGGCCCGATCCGCATCGAACTCGACGCCATCGCGCACCGCTTCGCCGTCGGGACCCAGATCCGGGTCCTCATCGCCGGCGGCTCCCACCCCCGCTACGCCCGCAACCTCGGGACCGGTGAACCGGTCCTGACCGGCCGGCGAATGATCCCGTCACTGCACACCGTGCACCACGGGTCCGGCGGGATGTCGAAGCTGATCTTGCCGGCCACGGCGCAGCTGCCGTCAGGCGACGGCGGCGCGAACGCGGGCGGCGATCGCCGCTAG
- a CDS encoding DUF3558 domain-containing protein produces MAAAVRLSAGVLAVVAAALITIQTPPPTDSGHAGVELRSTDAPISNVITTTNPKPFDPCNDIPLDVIAGLGLEASPPTPMEGWRCQYDAGNYQMAVEPIIWRTYAQSLPPDAVETDINGHRAAQFWVMKPTDWNNRWWFSCMVVFKTSYGVIQQSLFYSPVYSNPDVDCMQENLMRAQQLSPHYIF; encoded by the coding sequence ATGGCCGCCGCAGTGCGCCTCTCCGCCGGCGTACTGGCCGTCGTCGCCGCAGCGCTGATCACCATCCAGACTCCTCCGCCGACCGATTCCGGGCACGCGGGAGTGGAGTTGCGGTCCACCGATGCACCGATCAGCAACGTGATCACCACCACCAACCCCAAGCCGTTCGACCCGTGCAACGACATCCCGCTGGACGTCATCGCAGGTCTCGGCCTCGAGGCCAGCCCGCCGACGCCCATGGAGGGCTGGCGCTGCCAGTACGACGCGGGCAACTACCAGATGGCCGTCGAGCCGATCATCTGGCGGACCTATGCGCAGTCGCTGCCGCCCGACGCGGTGGAGACCGACATCAACGGCCACCGCGCCGCCCAGTTCTGGGTGATGAAGCCGACCGACTGGAACAACCGGTGGTGGTTCTCCTGCATGGTGGTGTTCAAGACCAGCTACGGCGTCATCCAGCAGTCGCTGTTCTACTCCCCCGTGTACTCGAACCCCGATGTCGACTGCATGCAGGAGAACCTGATGCGTGCCCAGCAGCTTTCGCCGCACTACATATTCTGA
- a CDS encoding metallophosphoesterase, whose product MAPTLWAISDLHTGHTGNKPVTESLYPSTPDDWLIVAGDVAERTDDIRWSLDLLRRRFAKVIWVPGNHELWTTGKDPVQVFGRARYDYLVNMCDEMGIVTPEHPFPVWTEQGGPATIVPMFLLYDYTFLPAGATTKAEGLAIARERNVVATDEFLLSSEPYATRDAWCRDRLRYTRSRLEDLDWMNPTVLVNHFPLRREPCDVLFFPEFSLWCGTTETADWHTRYNAACSVYGHLHIPRTTWYDGVRFEEVSVGYPREWRRRKPYRWLRQILPDPQYAPGYLNDFGGHFVITQEMAEQSAKLRERLRSRRE is encoded by the coding sequence GTGGCACCCACGCTCTGGGCGATCAGTGACCTGCACACGGGTCACACCGGCAATAAGCCGGTCACCGAATCGCTGTACCCCTCGACGCCGGACGACTGGCTGATCGTCGCCGGTGACGTCGCGGAGCGCACCGACGACATCCGGTGGTCGCTGGATCTGCTACGCCGGCGCTTCGCCAAGGTGATCTGGGTCCCGGGCAACCACGAGCTGTGGACCACCGGCAAAGACCCGGTCCAGGTGTTCGGCCGCGCCCGCTACGACTATCTGGTCAACATGTGTGACGAGATGGGCATCGTCACACCGGAGCATCCCTTCCCGGTGTGGACCGAGCAGGGTGGTCCGGCGACGATCGTGCCGATGTTCCTGCTCTACGACTACACGTTCCTGCCCGCGGGGGCGACGACCAAGGCCGAGGGCCTCGCGATCGCCCGGGAGCGCAACGTCGTCGCGACCGACGAGTTCCTGTTGTCCAGTGAGCCGTACGCCACTCGTGATGCGTGGTGCCGGGATCGGTTGCGCTACACCAGGAGCCGGCTCGAAGATCTCGACTGGATGAATCCGACCGTGCTGGTCAACCACTTCCCGTTGCGCCGCGAGCCCTGCGATGTGCTGTTCTTTCCCGAATTCTCCCTGTGGTGCGGAACCACTGAGACCGCGGACTGGCACACCCGTTACAACGCGGCCTGCTCGGTCTACGGGCACCTGCACATTCCGCGGACCACCTGGTACGACGGGGTGCGCTTCGAGGAGGTGTCGGTCGGTTATCCCCGAGAGTGGCGGCGCCGCAAGCCCTATCGATGGCTGCGCCAGATTTTGCCTGACCCCCAGTACGCCCCTGGTTATCTGAACGATTTCGGCGGCCACTTCGTGATCACCCAGGAGATGGCGGAGCAGTCGGCGAAGTTGCGCGAGCGTCTGCGTAGTCGGCGCGAATGA
- a CDS encoding 4'-phosphopantetheinyl transferase, translated as MSELMRAVLPDLAELVYAEAYDDPPDLAPLPEEEPLIAKSVAKRRNEFVTVRHCARVALGQLGFPPAPILKGDKGQPCWPDGVVGSLTHTQGYRGAVVGRTSAVRSVGIDAEPHGVLPDGVLNAISLPAERYEISALPGGLNWDRILFCAKEATYKVWFPLTERWLGFEDAHITFDVDPTGVSGTFVSRILIDPAARSGPPLKELAGRWSVGGGLVLTAIVL; from the coding sequence ATGAGCGAGCTCATGCGGGCGGTGCTGCCCGATCTCGCTGAGCTGGTGTACGCCGAAGCCTACGATGACCCGCCGGATCTGGCGCCGCTGCCCGAGGAAGAGCCGCTGATCGCCAAATCAGTGGCCAAGCGGCGCAACGAATTCGTCACTGTGCGTCATTGCGCGCGCGTCGCGCTGGGACAGCTTGGCTTTCCGCCGGCGCCAATCCTCAAGGGCGACAAGGGTCAACCGTGCTGGCCCGACGGCGTCGTGGGCAGTTTGACCCACACCCAGGGATACCGCGGTGCGGTGGTCGGGCGGACGTCTGCGGTGCGCTCGGTCGGGATCGATGCCGAGCCGCATGGCGTACTGCCGGACGGGGTGCTCAATGCGATCAGCCTGCCTGCCGAGCGCTATGAGATCAGTGCGCTGCCGGGCGGCCTCAACTGGGACCGAATCCTGTTCTGCGCCAAGGAGGCAACATACAAGGTGTGGTTTCCGCTGACCGAGCGCTGGTTGGGGTTCGAGGACGCCCACATCACATTCGATGTCGACCCCACCGGTGTCAGCGGAACGTTCGTGTCCCGGATTCTGATCGACCCGGCCGCACGCTCCGGTCCGCCGCTGAAGGAGCTGGCCGGCCGCTGGTCGGTGGGTGGCGGACTCGTGTTGACGGCCATCGTGCTGTGA
- the truB gene encoding tRNA pseudouridine(55) synthase TruB, which yields MSLPQPGIVVVDKPGGMTSHDVVGRCRRIFGTRRVGHAGTLDPMATGVLVIGIERATKILGLLTATSKSYAATIRLGQSTTTDDAEGEVLQEISAAEVTDDQIQAGIAKLRGKISQRPSAVSAVKIGGKRAYQLVREGQEVELAERQVRIDRFDVLDTRRDGEFVDLDVEVDCSSGTYIRALARDLGDSLGGGGHLTALRRTRVGGYGLDHSRSLDELAEQPALSYSLDEACLLAFPRRDITDAEADDAGHGRPLTPAGIDGVYAATDSEGRVIALLEDRGPRTKSVVVIRPATL from the coding sequence GTGAGTCTCCCGCAGCCTGGCATCGTGGTCGTCGACAAGCCCGGCGGTATGACGAGCCACGACGTAGTGGGACGCTGCCGCCGGATATTCGGCACCCGCAGAGTCGGCCACGCCGGCACCCTGGACCCGATGGCCACTGGAGTTTTGGTCATCGGAATCGAACGGGCCACCAAGATCCTGGGCCTGCTGACCGCAACCTCGAAGTCGTACGCCGCCACTATCCGGCTGGGTCAATCCACTACCACCGATGACGCTGAAGGTGAAGTCCTGCAAGAGATATCGGCGGCCGAGGTTACTGACGATCAGATCCAGGCCGGCATCGCGAAGTTGCGCGGCAAGATCTCGCAGCGGCCATCAGCGGTCAGCGCGGTCAAGATCGGCGGCAAGCGGGCCTACCAGCTGGTGCGCGAAGGCCAGGAGGTTGAGCTCGCTGAGCGTCAGGTCCGCATCGACCGTTTCGACGTGCTGGACACTCGGCGCGACGGGGAGTTCGTCGACCTCGATGTGGAGGTGGACTGTTCTTCGGGCACCTACATCCGGGCGCTGGCCCGCGATCTCGGCGACAGTCTGGGCGGCGGGGGACACCTGACGGCGTTGCGCCGCACCCGCGTCGGCGGGTACGGGCTCGATCACTCCCGCTCGCTGGACGAGTTAGCCGAACAACCAGCCCTCAGCTACTCGTTGGACGAGGCTTGCCTGCTCGCGTTCCCGCGCCGCGACATCACCGACGCCGAAGCCGACGACGCCGGCCATGGCCGTCCGCTGACTCCCGCGGGGATCGACGGGGTCTATGCCGCAACCGATTCCGAGGGCCGAGTGATCGCGCTGCTGGAGGATCGCGGTCCACGCACCAAATCGGTGGTGGTGATCAGGCCCGCGACGCTGTAG
- the mntR gene encoding manganese-binding transcriptional regulator MntR, with the protein MSPDGSPNPGVEDLTTVAQDYLKTIWSAQEWSLEKVSTKLLAERIGVSASTASESIRRLADQGLVDHEKYGAVTLTERGRLAALAVVRRHRLLETFLMQELGYSWDEVHDEAEILEHAISDMMLDRIDAKLGHPTRDPHGDPIPAADGRVPTPPARQLSACVDGELATVARISDADPEMLRYFDTVGISLDSRLRVLARRDFAGMISVSVESSDGAANTVDLGSPAAQAIWVVG; encoded by the coding sequence GTGAGTCCTGACGGTAGCCCCAACCCGGGAGTAGAAGACCTGACGACGGTCGCCCAGGACTACCTCAAGACCATCTGGTCGGCCCAGGAGTGGTCGCTGGAAAAGGTCAGTACCAAGTTGCTGGCCGAGCGCATCGGAGTGTCAGCCAGCACCGCCTCGGAGTCGATCCGCCGGCTGGCCGACCAGGGCCTGGTAGATCACGAGAAGTACGGCGCGGTGACACTGACCGAGCGCGGGCGGCTCGCGGCGTTGGCGGTGGTCCGACGGCACCGGCTGCTGGAGACGTTCCTCATGCAGGAGCTCGGCTACAGCTGGGACGAGGTGCACGACGAGGCCGAGATCCTCGAACACGCGATCAGCGACATGATGCTCGACCGGATCGACGCCAAGCTCGGCCACCCGACCCGCGACCCGCACGGCGACCCGATCCCCGCCGCCGACGGGCGAGTCCCCACCCCGCCGGCCCGCCAGCTCTCGGCGTGCGTCGACGGTGAACTGGCCACGGTGGCCCGCATCTCCGATGCCGATCCGGAGATGCTGCGTTATTTCGACACCGTCGGCATCAGCCTGGACTCGCGCCTGCGCGTGCTGGCCCGGCGCGACTTTGCCGGCATGATTTCGGTTTCGGTCGAATCATCCGACGGTGCAGCGAACACCGTCGACTTGGGAAGTCCTGCCGCCCAAGCCATTTGGGTCGTCGGCTAA
- a CDS encoding bifunctional riboflavin kinase/FAD synthetase has product MERWRGQDEIPSDWGRCVVTIGVFDGVHRGHAELIARAVKAGRSRGVPAVLMTFDPHPMEVVFPGSHPAQLTTLTRRAELAEELGIDVFLVVPFTTDFMKLTPDRYIHELLVERLHVVEVIVGENFTFGKKAAGNVGTLRKAGERFGFAVEGMSLVAEHHQSETVTFSSTYIRSCVDAGDVVAAAEALGRPHRVEGVVVRGDGRGRVLGFPTANVAPPMYSAIPADGVYAAWFTVLGHGPVTGSVTPGERYQAAVSVGTNPTFSGRTRTVEAFVLDTAADLYGQHVAVDFVARLRGQLKFDSVSDLVEAMGKDTEKARAILSAQD; this is encoded by the coding sequence GTGGAACGTTGGCGCGGACAGGACGAGATCCCCTCGGACTGGGGCCGATGTGTGGTGACCATCGGCGTCTTCGACGGTGTCCACCGCGGGCACGCCGAACTGATCGCGCGAGCGGTCAAGGCCGGCCGCTCGCGGGGAGTGCCTGCGGTGCTGATGACCTTCGATCCGCACCCGATGGAAGTGGTGTTCCCGGGCAGTCACCCAGCCCAGCTGACCACGTTGACCCGGCGCGCTGAACTGGCCGAGGAGCTGGGGATCGACGTCTTTCTCGTCGTGCCGTTCACCACCGATTTCATGAAGCTCACCCCGGATCGCTACATCCACGAACTGCTGGTGGAGCGGCTGCACGTCGTCGAGGTGATCGTCGGGGAGAACTTCACCTTCGGCAAGAAGGCGGCCGGCAACGTCGGCACCCTGCGCAAGGCCGGGGAACGATTCGGCTTCGCCGTCGAGGGTATGTCGCTGGTCGCCGAACATCACCAGAGCGAAACGGTCACCTTCTCCTCGACATACATCCGCTCGTGCGTCGACGCCGGCGACGTGGTCGCAGCCGCCGAGGCGCTGGGCCGTCCGCACCGCGTCGAAGGCGTGGTGGTGCGCGGCGACGGGCGTGGCCGGGTGCTGGGTTTCCCGACCGCGAACGTCGCGCCGCCGATGTACTCCGCCATCCCGGCCGACGGCGTCTACGCGGCGTGGTTCACCGTGCTGGGGCACGGCCCCGTCACCGGTTCGGTGACCCCGGGGGAGCGGTATCAGGCCGCGGTCTCAGTCGGAACCAACCCGACGTTCTCCGGACGCACCCGCACCGTCGAGGCGTTCGTCCTGGACACCGCCGCCGATCTCTATGGCCAGCACGTCGCAGTCGACTTCGTCGCGCGGCTTCGCGGCCAGCTCAAGTTCGATTCGGTGAGCGACCTCGTCGAGGCGATGGGCAAAGACACCGAGAAGGCGCGCGCGATTCTGTCGGCGCAGGACTGA
- a CDS encoding SRPBCC domain-containing protein, with protein MPVTDVQHDLENLTLTITADFAAPVQRVWQIYADPRQLEKVWGPPSHPATFVDHSLTPGSRVTYFMTGPDGEKYAGYWDITSVDEPTSFAFLDGFADADLNPNPDMPVSENTYTFSEHEGGTRAVYVAKFASAEGLQQVLEMGVVEGSTSAINQIDELLAS; from the coding sequence ATGCCCGTCACCGACGTCCAGCACGATCTGGAGAACCTGACGCTGACCATCACCGCCGACTTCGCGGCGCCGGTACAGCGGGTGTGGCAGATCTACGCCGACCCGCGTCAGCTGGAGAAGGTATGGGGACCGCCGTCGCACCCGGCGACGTTCGTCGACCACAGCCTGACCCCCGGCAGCCGGGTCACCTACTTCATGACCGGCCCGGACGGCGAGAAGTACGCCGGGTATTGGGACATCACCAGCGTCGACGAACCGACGAGCTTCGCCTTCCTCGACGGCTTTGCCGACGCCGATTTGAACCCGAATCCCGACATGCCGGTTTCGGAGAACACCTACACCTTTTCCGAGCACGAGGGCGGCACGCGTGCTGTCTACGTCGCCAAATTCGCGTCCGCCGAAGGCCTTCAGCAGGTGCTGGAGATGGGCGTGGTCGAGGGCTCGACGTCGGCGATCAACCAGATCGACGAGCTGCTCGCGTCGTAA
- a CDS encoding helix-turn-helix transcriptional regulator, which translates to MTVDLEDRADALFHALADRTRRDIMRRALAGEHSVSALALKYDMSFAAVQKHVAVLEKAGLLVKRRHGREQLASGDVTAVQSVAAMLTELEEVWRGRIARIDELIASEKEND; encoded by the coding sequence GTGACCGTGGATCTGGAGGACCGGGCGGACGCCCTCTTCCATGCGCTCGCCGACCGGACCCGCCGCGACATCATGCGGCGGGCGCTGGCCGGCGAGCACTCGGTCTCTGCACTCGCGCTGAAGTACGACATGAGCTTTGCCGCGGTGCAGAAGCACGTCGCCGTGCTGGAGAAGGCCGGACTGCTCGTCAAGCGGCGCCATGGCCGTGAGCAATTGGCCAGCGGCGACGTGACGGCCGTGCAATCGGTGGCGGCCATGCTCACCGAACTCGAAGAGGTCTGGCGCGGCCGGATCGCACGCATCGACGAACTCATCGCATCCGAGAAGGAGAACGACTAA
- the rpsO gene encoding 30S ribosomal protein S15: MALTAEQKKEILGQYGLHGTDTGSPEAQVALLTKRIADLTEHLKQHKHDHHSRRGLLLLVGRRRRLLKYVADLDVARYRSLIERLGLRR, from the coding sequence GTGGCGCTTACCGCCGAGCAGAAAAAAGAAATCCTGGGCCAGTACGGTCTGCACGGGACCGACACCGGTTCGCCGGAAGCCCAGGTGGCGCTGCTGACCAAGCGCATCGCCGACCTCACCGAGCACCTCAAGCAGCACAAGCACGACCACCACTCGCGACGTGGGCTGCTGTTGCTGGTCGGCCGCCGTCGCCGACTGCTCAAGTACGTTGCCGACCTCGACGTCGCGCGGTACCGCTCGCTGATCGAGCGCCTCGGTCTTCGCCGCTGA